DNA from Mycolicibacterium alvei:
AGCCGGCCCGCAGCCAGTTCAGGACCGAGATCAGCAACGACTTGGTTGACACACCACGAGTTTCCCGCCGAGCAGACGTGAAAGCACCCGGAATTCCCTAACTCGGGGCGGCCTGGACATTCGTCGGCGGCTCCAGCGTCGAAACCGGCAGCGCGGTCTTATCCACGCCGGGGGTGTTGAGTTGGCCGGCCAGCCACGGCAGGGCGATGCCGAAAGCGTTGGCGGCGAAGGCCCAGTCATGGCGGCCAGGAGCCGTCTGCACCGAGCACGTGATCGCTTCGGCGCGGGCCGCGTCGCACAGCGTGGTCGCAGCGACATCTTGAGCCTCTGGGTTGGCCGCCGGGTCATGTGTGACACCACCGCGGTGCGGCACCTCGAACCACGCCGTCACGTCGGAGTACGGTCCGTGCCGTCGCATGATGGTGACCGGATCGTATGCCGCCCAGGCGTCGGCATCCCCACCGAACAGACGGCTGATCGTCTGCGCCTTGTCCCCCGCGTTCGGGCGAAGGTCACCGGCGATGTCGATGAACGACCGGAACATGTCGGGATGCATCACCGTGAGGTCCACTGCGCAGGTGCCGCCCATCGACCAGCCCGCAATCCCCCAACCCTCACGATCAGAACGCACGCCGAAGTTCGAGATCAAGTATGGGACCACATCTTTGGTCAGATGGTCTGCGGCGTTGCCTCGGATTCCGTTGACGCACTCGGTGTCGTTGGTGAATGAGCCGGTGGCGTCGACGAACACGAAAACCGGGGCGTTGCCGCCGTGCGCCGCGGCGAACCCGTCCAGGATGCCCAGCACGTTGCCGGCGCGCAGCCAGTCGGCCGGGGTATTCAGTTGCGATCCGATCATCATGACCGCAGGCAACTCCGGCGGCGGGGTGCTCGCGAACCACGCCGGCGGAAGGTAGACGAGTTCACCGCGGTGGCTGAACCCGGACGCCTGCGAGTCGATGGTCACCGGCACCAGCACGCCGCTCGGCGGCCGGAAGTGCGCCAGCTGCATCTTCGTGACGGTCAACCGATCCGTCTGCCCCGGCAGTGGACTCGAGGTGAGCTGCTTCCACATGGCATCCATGGTCGGGAAATACCCGACCCACATGTTGAGCGTCAGTCCACAGGCCAACGCGCAGACCCCGATCGCGGCGACCGACGCGGTGCGGCGCCACCATCGCGCACTCACCCACCCCACCATGGCGACCCCACCCGCCAAGGCGGTCAGCGCGATCCAGATCCACAACTCCGGCGGTCCGGCGTTTCCGGCCACCCCGATCGAGTCGATGTACCAGTAGGCCACACCCGCCAAGGCGGCCGCCGAAACCACCAGCACCGGCAACAATCGGCTGCGCCAACGCGACGAACGCCAGCCCACGGCGGCCCCCAGCAGCAGTGCCGCGATCAGCTGGACGACTACCGGAAACCAGCCGTGGATCAGCGAGATCTGCGAAATGAGCTGGTGCATCGCTTCTTTTGATATCAGTGTCAGCTGTCAGCTAACTGAATGGTTACTGAGTGCGCGCGCACGGACAGATACCACGAGCCAGAGGCCAGCGCCTAAGCTGGCATGATGCGCATGAAAATCCTGGTGGCCCTGGTGGGCGCCGTGGTCGGCGCGAGCGCCGGCGTCCCAGGTACGGCCGCGGGCGACCCTACGCCACCACCTCCCCCACCGGCACTCGATCTCAACGCGCTGACGGCGGTGAAGCCCTCGGACTTCGCCATGCGCAATGGGGAGTTCTACGCATTCGCGGTGCCAGGCGATATTGCCTGCGCCATCAGCCGCGGGTCGGGTAGATACGGCTGCAGCGGCCCACTGCCCGCAGCACCGGAGGGGGCCAACATGGTCACCGGCGCTCAGCAGGGGCTGCCGACGTTCGTCAGCGACAACCGGTCGCTGTTCGACTTCGACGGGCTGCCCAACCGGTTGCTGCCCGGATCGCGTATCAGTTTCCGCAACGTGACCTGTGGAACCGACGGCACAGTGACGTTGTGCAGCAACTCCTTTGACGGGGCCGGGTTCGTCCTCAGCCCGGGTGGCAGTTATGTCCTCGATGTAAACAACCCGCTGCTGCTCAATACCGGTGAAGGGCACAACCCGTACTTCAACTGAGAGGCCAGGGATCCTGCACCAGAGTCATGACAGGTAGAACCCGCGTATGCGGTGATAGCGCCCGTGACCGAGCAACGCATTGGCTGCCTCGAGACCAGACATCACCGCAGCCTCGATACAACCGGCGTTGAGGCCGCAGTCCGTCCAATCGCCGGCCAGGATCAGGTTGTCGTAGCCGCTCTCGTCGGGCCGCAACCGGTACTTGTCACTACCGGGCACCGATTGCACGTAGCGGTCGGACGGGTCGATGTTCACGCTGACGTGCTGGGTGGCCATCGCCGCGGCGCCTCGCTGGCCGTTGTTGCCGCACAACAGTTCCCAATTGAAGCCCTGCTCGGATACGGCGTTCGGGAAGTAGAGCCCGAGATATCGGTCCACGTAATCAGCGGCGTCCCGGAGTACGCGGTTGCGATATCGGCGGACGTAGCCGGAGTGGTCCATGTCCACGGGCCATGGCGCGTCGAGGCTGCCGCAGAAGTAGGCAACGGAGCCAGGATGATCGGAGCCGGGCCAGTTCTCGGTCCACAGCGTCTGCGGCATCGACGCCCACGTCTCGAATGGTCGAGCATATGCGGTGATCGTCGCACCAGGATTCGACCAACCCAGCGTGTGTTCGTCCGGGCGAAGCCACAACTGGAAGGCCTGTGTTGCCACGGTCTTCACCTTCGCGACCATCTCTTGCCAATCCGGACGGTCCTCGATGAGTTCTGCCGCGACAACGGGAATCATGCCCAGTGACACCGCCAGTACGACGTGATCGAAGTCTTTGCCCCGCTGCAGAACCGTGGTCTCGATGTCGTCACGGACGGCGTAATGCGACTCGAGGTCTTCCAGTCCTGGTCGCTCCTGGATCTGGTCACCGCGCGGTGCGCTGGGAAATACGGCGAGCCCACCGACATCGACCAAGGGATCGTAGTGGTCGACCCCGTCCGCAAGGAGCACCTGACGACCCAGTGTGATCGCATCCACCGTCACGCCCCGGTCATCGACATGCAGTGAATCCACCCGGTGGAAGAACTCGAACTGCACACCCCGTTTCCGCAGTGCCTGGTAGAGCGGGGCCATGACGACTTCGCCCATTCCGGCCGTCATCTTCCAGAAGATCGCCCCCTTGTATTCGAACAGGACGAATCCGATCAGGAAGACCATCACGCCGGCAGCCACCGCGGGCCGCTGCGGATCACCGCGCTCGTAGCCGAACACCAGGTCGTAAAGTCCACGTACGAAGGCTGAATCGAGTACATCGGGGTGGCCGCCGTGGCGCAGCACCCAGTCACCGAACTCCTCATCGTTGATGGCCCTGAACCCGTTCGGATGCGTGATGAGATTGTCGGCGATCACACCGCGGACCGCTGCGACGACAAGCGAGATCAGCAGCCAGCTACGCCGGTGGTCGGGGCGATCCTCATAGTCGATCACCATGCGGACCGCATCCACCGCGCGTTCAAGGAGCTTGCCCGGTGGGCCCCTGCGTACCTGCGGCTCTGCGATCGCCAGCAGGGCGGCAAGGATCCCCCGCTGCACGGCGCTGACCGCAGGAGGCGCCGATGATGCCGGCTGTTCCGCCGAGGCAGTCAGCTCCAGATCTGCCGGAGTCGCACCGCGCAGCGAGTCGGTGAACGCGATGACCAACTGCACGGCCCGCTGCACGAATTCCACCACCGTGATCTCTTGACCGGTGCCCCCGGGTTCGCCCGGCAGGAACTCGTTGCGAGGGTGCGTGCCCAGCCAGGTCAGCCAATCGGTACCCCACTGCTCGGCCAAGCCGGGATTGTCCGCGGGAACAATAGCCTCGTTCCAGGTCCGGATCGGGCACAAGGGATCCGTTGTGGCTCTGTCCAGTTCGGCGTAGCACTCACGCAGCACGGTGAACGCGTTCTCGTACGATCCGAGCCAGACATGCAGTCCGTGTTCCTCGATCCGGTCGTTCTCGCCGCGGCTCGACGCCCCCTTGCCACCCAACCGCCAGCCCCGCTGATAGACGGTGATGGAATCGAACCGATCGTGCCAGCCCGGCTCGCTCAGCCGCCAGGCCGCGCTCAGACCGGCCATGCCGCCGCCAAGGATGGCGACCTTCCCGCCGGGGCGCCTCACCCGAGCATTGTCCTGGCGTGGACCACATCGGGCCAGGCGCAGTCGGCGGGGAACCGGTGCAGCGCTGCGGCGAGCGTCTCCCTTGCCGGCTCACCGAGCAAGCTGAAATAGTCAGTGGCAGCCCGTAGTTCGAAGACGCGCGCATCCTGGCCGCGGCCCAGCTCCATGGCCTCTACCAATGCGGCGTGACGAGACTCCGGGTCCTCAGTGGTGAGCGCACGGAGCCTCGTCAGCTCGGCGTCGTAAAAGTGCATTCCCGTCTGGCGGGCCAGCTCCAGACCAGTCTGCAGTCTGGCCTGCGCCTCCTCGAATTGTCCTGCCGCGATCAGCAATCGGGCCAGCAGTGCATCGTAGAACGTGATGAGGGCAATCACCCCCACCGCACGCCAGGTGTCGACGAAACCGGTCAGCAACGCGATGTGGGGGGCGAGCGCGGCAGCATCCGCGGAGGGGTCGGACAGTGCGATCAGTGCATTCACGGTCGCGTGTTGCGCTGCTCCGGCAAGCTCCCACGAGTCGAAGCCGTGTTGCTCGCCGATTGCGCCGAGTTCGACTGCCGCGTGGGCAGCCCGATCGAGGTCGCCGGCCTCGATACGTATCAATACCTCGGCCTGGCGGGTATACGCCAAGCTGAATGCACCCTTGGGGAAAGGCATTTCGGCACAGCGACGTCCGGCATTCCGCAGCTGGGCATCGACACCCGCCAGGTCGCCGTCCAGGCAGCGGCTCAACGCGAGGTGGGTGTACAAACCAGCGGTCGGATCGTTGGGCATGAACAGCATTGCGTCGAGGGCCCGTGCGCCTTCCTCGGTCAGCGTCAGTGCTGCAGTGTCCATCTTGACCCGCGCATAGCCGAACTCACCGCGAAACCAGGCCAGCATCCCGAAGGCGAAATCGTTGACCGGCAGGAACATCTCTCGCGGTCCGGTGAGGCTGCCCCTGATGGATTCGACCAGTCGCAGTGCACGTTGGAGATCTGCCCGCATGGTGTAGTACGGATAGAGCGACATCACCGTCGACAGCAGTTCGTCGTCCTGAAGGTCGCTGCTGCACAGGTGAAGACAGCGCTCGAAGTCGGCTGCGGCATTGGGGCTGAACACCCCCTCAGCTGCCTGGGCAAGGAAGGCGCGCCCCAAGCGCAGATGGACCTCGAGGCGATCGCGGTCTGGTCCGGCCGGCGAATTCTCGACGTGCGTCACGGCATGGCTCAGGTAGGTCAAGGCCTCCCCGAGTGCACCGCGCTGACGGGCATTGGCAGACGCCTGCGCATAGCTTGCCGCCGCCTCGGCATAACGCTCGGCCTGCTCATAGTGGCGCGCGATCAGTGGCCAGTCCGGATTGCCGACCTCTGCTGCGGATGCCAACGTGTCGGCGGTGCGACTGTGAAGCTCGCGCCGTAGGCTCGGTGGCGACAGTTCCGCCGCCACCTCACGTAACAGTTCGTGGTGAAATCGCCAGCTTTGGTTGTCGAGCGGCTCAAGTACGCGGCTCTGCACCAGTTCTCCGACGACGTGCTCCACTTCCTGCTCGTCGAGATCCACCACCGCGGACAGCAGGGTGCGCTCCACGCGACTACCAATAATCGCCGCAGCCTCAACCACCCTGATCGCATTGCTGCTCGACCGGAGTCGCGCATACAGCGCCTCGTAGAGGGTGTCCGGCACTCCGCCGTCGGTAGCGGACAGGTCCGACGGTTGGGCTCTGAGCTTGGCCACCACCTCTTCGATGTACAGCGGCACTCCGTCGCACCGCCCCCGCACGACGTTCCGTTGATCGCGCGTCGCATCGGGGTGAAGGGCGACGATAAGTTCGTCGGTTTCGCTGTCGCTCAGCGGCTTCAGGTCGACTACGTCGGTGTGCGGGCTTGCCGGCACCATCTGCTCCCGGCTGGTCATGACCACCAGCACATGTCCGTCGAGCTCGGCGTCGAGGAGAGACCGGACAACCTCAACGGTGTCCTCATCGAACCAGTGCATGTCCTCGACAAGCACGAGCGCGGGGGTCTCGTGCACGCACGCCAGCAGGTAATCGCCAACGGCGGCACAGATCTGGCCGTAGAGCTTGCGGCCTTCGGCAGAAACAGATTGATATCCGACCTGCGGGTCGATCCCGAGCAGAGGCGCCAACAGCGGTAGCACGGTGGTCGGGTCGAGTGAACGCTGCTCGATCTCGGCCTGCAGAAGCTGCAGGCGTTCTGCCGGGTCCGACGTCCGGTCGATGCCGCAACGACGCTCGAGCAGGCGGCGGATCGGCCGCAACCCGACATCGGTGTGGAACGGCGATCCGAGCAACTGCAGGATGATTCCGTGCGACTGCGTGGCCAGGTCGACGGCTGACCATGCCAACCGGCTCTTGCCGATGCCGGCCTCGCCGTGAATCGCCACACCCGGAGTCCGCAGTGTCCCGGCGGCAGCTTCGGTCCAGCATCGTTTGAGATGCGCGTACTCGCGTTCTCGTCCGACCAACGGGCCCGGGTCCGCGCGGGTCATATCGCGTTCGACGATCACCCGGTAATGGCGGACAGGATCTTCGACGCCTTTGACGTGCCTCGGCAGCCGCGCGTGCAGTTCGAATGACCCGCGGACGAGCGGTTCCACGGACTCCGATATCGCCACGGAACCGGGGTCGGCGAGACTGCACATCCGGGCGGCGAGGTTCGCCGCGAATCCGTAGACATCGTCCTGTGCGGTATCGAGGTACACGATTCCTCGATGTATCCCGACTCTGACGTTGATCTCGACGCCGAAGCGACGCCGGACGCGGGTGCTCAGCTCGGCGATGACTCGCGTGATGTCGAGGGCTGCCTGCACCGCCCGGTGGACGTCGTCCTCGTGGGCGTGGGGGTGGCCGAAGGAGGCCAGTAGTCCGTCACCCTTGGTCGAACCGACGTGACCCTCGTATCGCTCGACGATTCGCAGTACGTCGTCTCGGTAACGCCCGACGACGGTTCGATAGGTCTCCGGATCGATCCTCGTGGACAAGGCGGTGGAGTCGACCAGAT
Protein-coding regions in this window:
- a CDS encoding alpha/beta hydrolase; this translates as MHQLISQISLIHGWFPVVVQLIAALLLGAAVGWRSSRWRSRLLPVLVVSAAALAGVAYWYIDSIGVAGNAGPPELWIWIALTALAGGVAMVGWVSARWWRRTASVAAIGVCALACGLTLNMWVGYFPTMDAMWKQLTSSPLPGQTDRLTVTKMQLAHFRPPSGVLVPVTIDSQASGFSHRGELVYLPPAWFASTPPPELPAVMMIGSQLNTPADWLRAGNVLGILDGFAAAHGGNAPVFVFVDATGSFTNDTECVNGIRGNAADHLTKDVVPYLISNFGVRSDREGWGIAGWSMGGTCAVDLTVMHPDMFRSFIDIAGDLRPNAGDKAQTISRLFGGDADAWAAYDPVTIMRRHGPYSDVTAWFEVPHRGGVTHDPAANPEAQDVAATTLCDAARAEAITCSVQTAPGRHDWAFAANAFGIALPWLAGQLNTPGVDKTALPVSTLEPPTNVQAAPS
- a CDS encoding FAD-dependent oxidoreductase — protein: MRRPGGKVAILGGGMAGLSAAWRLSEPGWHDRFDSITVYQRGWRLGGKGASSRGENDRIEEHGLHVWLGSYENAFTVLRECYAELDRATTDPLCPIRTWNEAIVPADNPGLAEQWGTDWLTWLGTHPRNEFLPGEPGGTGQEITVVEFVQRAVQLVIAFTDSLRGATPADLELTASAEQPASSAPPAVSAVQRGILAALLAIAEPQVRRGPPGKLLERAVDAVRMVIDYEDRPDHRRSWLLISLVVAAVRGVIADNLITHPNGFRAINDEEFGDWVLRHGGHPDVLDSAFVRGLYDLVFGYERGDPQRPAVAAGVMVFLIGFVLFEYKGAIFWKMTAGMGEVVMAPLYQALRKRGVQFEFFHRVDSLHVDDRGVTVDAITLGRQVLLADGVDHYDPLVDVGGLAVFPSAPRGDQIQERPGLEDLESHYAVRDDIETTVLQRGKDFDHVVLAVSLGMIPVVAAELIEDRPDWQEMVAKVKTVATQAFQLWLRPDEHTLGWSNPGATITAYARPFETWASMPQTLWTENWPGSDHPGSVAYFCGSLDAPWPVDMDHSGYVRRYRNRVLRDAADYVDRYLGLYFPNAVSEQGFNWELLCGNNGQRGAAAMATQHVSVNIDPSDRYVQSVPGSDKYRLRPDESGYDNLILAGDWTDCGLNAGCIEAAVMSGLEAANALLGHGRYHRIRGFYLS
- a CDS encoding ATP-binding protein, with product MSHPDGPTGVDELLDRALRAAAEGDRATASLLAGQVLAVDRNNTDAEDLLAAPAEYGEIRRLTILYADLVDSTALSTRIDPETYRTVVGRYRDDVLRIVERYEGHVGSTKGDGLLASFGHPHAHEDDVHRAVQAALDITRVIAELSTRVRRRFGVEINVRVGIHRGIVYLDTAQDDVYGFAANLAARMCSLADPGSVAISESVEPLVRGSFELHARLPRHVKGVEDPVRHYRVIVERDMTRADPGPLVGREREYAHLKRCWTEAAAGTLRTPGVAIHGEAGIGKSRLAWSAVDLATQSHGIILQLLGSPFHTDVGLRPIRRLLERRCGIDRTSDPAERLQLLQAEIEQRSLDPTTVLPLLAPLLGIDPQVGYQSVSAEGRKLYGQICAAVGDYLLACVHETPALVLVEDMHWFDEDTVEVVRSLLDAELDGHVLVVMTSREQMVPASPHTDVVDLKPLSDSETDELIVALHPDATRDQRNVVRGRCDGVPLYIEEVVAKLRAQPSDLSATDGGVPDTLYEALYARLRSSSNAIRVVEAAAIIGSRVERTLLSAVVDLDEQEVEHVVGELVQSRVLEPLDNQSWRFHHELLREVAAELSPPSLRRELHSRTADTLASAAEVGNPDWPLIARHYEQAERYAEAAASYAQASANARQRGALGEALTYLSHAVTHVENSPAGPDRDRLEVHLRLGRAFLAQAAEGVFSPNAAADFERCLHLCSSDLQDDELLSTVMSLYPYYTMRADLQRALRLVESIRGSLTGPREMFLPVNDFAFGMLAWFRGEFGYARVKMDTAALTLTEEGARALDAMLFMPNDPTAGLYTHLALSRCLDGDLAGVDAQLRNAGRRCAEMPFPKGAFSLAYTRQAEVLIRIEAGDLDRAAHAAVELGAIGEQHGFDSWELAGAAQHATVNALIALSDPSADAAALAPHIALLTGFVDTWRAVGVIALITFYDALLARLLIAAGQFEEAQARLQTGLELARQTGMHFYDAELTRLRALTTEDPESRHAALVEAMELGRGQDARVFELRAATDYFSLLGEPARETLAAALHRFPADCAWPDVVHARTMLG